TGAGTGACAGAAAAGCGATAATTCCATCCATTGGGCAATTGGCCACCATTCGGTAAGCCAAGCCCACCTCCTGTGGTATCACCCATCAGAGTAATGTTGTCAATGGCCTTTGTAGATAGGGAGGTGAAAGACCCCGCACTGTAAGTACCGCGATCGCAAAGGAAAATAACAGGTTTGTCGACATAATTAAATGAAGAGGGGGATGCGACTGCAGGCTCCAGTTCAGAAAAATCGTCGTGATCCGATCCATTTCTGATTCTGGAATAATAGACGGTAGTTTCTTCCTCAATGAATTTGCTCAAAATGCGAAATACATCTGATACCGCTCCTCCACCATTCTCACGAAGGTCAAAAATAAGTCCATCTGTATCTCTGTAACGATCCAAAATAAAATTCATATTCACGTCGCTGGTAGTTCCTGTAAACGAGCCGAATCGAATGTATGCGATTTGTTCCCGACCCACTGATGGTACTAAGTTGTGATCAATGAAATCGTGTCGGAATGGTCCAGAGATATAAAAGTCCGTTCCAATATAATTTTTGACGACAATTGTGGATTCGTAGTTGTCATTCTTTTGGTACCTAAGCCCAAAAAAAGAAACATTGAAAGAAGAACTAAGGTTACTATGATCGTCTTTTAGTTCTGTCAACATACTGCCCATCACTCTAAAAAGCGAATCGTCATCGATCTCAGGGTAAATCATGGCTCTATGTCTTTCACCCACTTCTTCCCAATTGATGTCTTTGACTTCAAAAAACGAGTATCGTTCATCAACTTGTTGCCATAAGTAGTCGAAGGATTCATAAGGATCCGAAGAGTCATAATTTTCTTCGAAAAAGAGTTTTTCGCATGAGCATAATATGCTAAGAATCGTGAGTGCTAAGGTTAATTTTTTCATGGCTGATTTATTTGAGATTGAACATTAAAACACATTTGAGCGTGTGGGTGGCCATCTCAAAAGAGTGGTAATCTTCTCTGGTATATATCATGTCCCAGAAATAGGCTATCTGAATGGCGTTTTTGTTGCTCGCCATATAGCGTGTGTAGGCCAGTGATGCGTTTACTCTCATGCCATTCAATTGATTGAATTGATAATCTCCAAAAATTTTAGGTTCATTCAGGACCCCGCTTTGGTCGATGTAGGTGTATCCATTTCTTAGGTTGTGGTTGATCAGCCCCACATTCAAGTCATAGCTTAATCTTCTTTTTCTTGCCTTTGTAGTATATCTGATAAACCAAATGTGCCGTTGCTTGTCCTCTAGCTGATCAAATTTGTAGTTGACCTGAAAAGCTGCCATTAGGTTCATGAAAGCTTCTAGTCCCAATTGTGCATTTTGAAGGGAAGGATTTAAACGGAGGTTGCCAGTGATCATGGCCTTTCCTCCCACTTTGGTA
This is a stretch of genomic DNA from Reichenbachiella ulvae. It encodes these proteins:
- a CDS encoding S41 family peptidase, producing the protein MKKLTLALTILSILCSCEKLFFEENYDSSDPYESFDYLWQQVDERYSFFEVKDINWEEVGERHRAMIYPEIDDDSLFRVMGSMLTELKDDHSNLSSSFNVSFFGLRYQKNDNYESTIVVKNYIGTDFYISGPFRHDFIDHNLVPSVGREQIAYIRFGSFTGTTSDVNMNFILDRYRDTDGLIFDLRENGGGAVSDVFRILSKFIEEETTVYYSRIRNGSDHDDFSELEPAVASPSSFNYVDKPVIFLCDRGTYSAGSFTSLSTKAIDNITLMGDTTGGGLGLPNGGQLPNGWNYRFSVTQALTKEQAEKIKSNDQALIDEVNAENYENGVPPDIYVTLDWTNLNTDEILERAIQEILNDPRN